Proteins encoded together in one Candidatus Lariskella endosymbiont of Epinotia ramella window:
- the typA gene encoding translational GTPase TypA, translating to MQFRNIAVIAHVDHGKTTLIDNMLKQSGTFRANQVVQDRVMDSNELEQERGITILAKCTALFYEDVKYNIVDTPGHADFGGEVERVLSMVDGVLLLVDSSEGPMAQTKFVLSKALALGLKPIVIVNKVDRPDRRVVEVLNEVFDLFVNLDATEEQLDFPVLYASGRSGWATTEPETTGVDLKPLFQMIKDKVSEPKVDKDAPFSMLASILSFDNYVGRILIGKVYSGSAKIGTPIKSLNLKGELVETGKLTKLFGFKGIERVVMEEVEAGDIVAIAGIEKTSVADTICMPSVASPIPSIPIDPPTMSITISVNDSPLAGLEGSKVTSRMILERLQKEAESNVAITLSITSGGESFEVGGRGELQLGVLIETMRREGFELSVSKPKILFKKDENGQLLEPIEEVVLDIDSEFTGVVTEKILSRKGEMLEMKPSSGDKVRLIFLVPSRSLLGYQSEFRNDTRGSGVLSRLFHSYQPWKGEVVSRRNGALISNALGETTAYSLSSLEDRGSLFVSARTKVYQGMIVGEHNRENDLEVNVIRGKQLTNMRASGSDENIKLTPPKQFTLEETITYINDDELVEVTPLSVRLRKRWLDPNERKRFSKTSS from the coding sequence GACCGAGTTATGGACTCAAACGAACTTGAGCAGGAAAGAGGAATTACAATCCTAGCCAAATGTACAGCACTTTTTTATGAAGATGTAAAGTACAATATTGTCGACACACCTGGGCATGCTGATTTTGGTGGAGAAGTAGAGCGCGTACTTTCTATGGTAGATGGTGTACTTTTGCTTGTTGATTCTTCAGAAGGACCAATGGCACAGACAAAATTTGTACTCTCAAAAGCCCTAGCGCTTGGGCTTAAACCAATTGTGATTGTCAATAAGGTTGATAGACCAGACAGAAGGGTTGTAGAGGTATTGAATGAAGTTTTTGACTTGTTTGTCAACCTTGATGCAACTGAGGAGCAGCTAGATTTTCCAGTATTATACGCATCAGGCAGAAGTGGTTGGGCAACCACAGAGCCAGAAACCACAGGTGTTGATTTGAAACCGCTTTTTCAAATGATTAAGGATAAGGTTTCTGAACCCAAAGTAGACAAAGATGCTCCATTTTCTATGCTTGCCAGCATTCTATCGTTTGACAATTATGTGGGACGCATACTTATAGGCAAGGTGTATAGTGGCTCAGCAAAAATTGGCACACCTATTAAGAGCCTCAATCTAAAGGGAGAACTAGTCGAAACTGGTAAGCTGACAAAACTATTTGGCTTTAAGGGTATAGAACGAGTAGTGATGGAAGAAGTTGAAGCTGGTGACATAGTTGCAATTGCAGGCATAGAAAAAACATCAGTTGCAGATACTATATGCATGCCAAGTGTAGCCTCTCCAATTCCATCGATTCCGATAGACCCGCCTACTATGTCAATTACAATATCTGTGAATGATTCTCCTCTAGCTGGACTTGAAGGAAGCAAAGTAACATCTCGAATGATTTTGGAGAGGCTACAAAAAGAAGCTGAGAGCAATGTTGCCATTACACTGAGTATTACATCGGGCGGTGAAAGCTTTGAAGTGGGTGGAAGAGGTGAATTGCAACTTGGTGTTTTAATAGAAACGATGAGAAGAGAGGGATTTGAGCTTTCTGTATCAAAGCCAAAAATACTATTCAAGAAGGATGAGAATGGTCAACTTTTAGAACCTATAGAAGAAGTAGTTCTTGATATAGATTCTGAGTTTACTGGTGTTGTGACAGAAAAAATATTAAGTCGCAAAGGTGAAATGCTTGAAATGAAACCTTCAAGTGGTGATAAAGTGAGACTGATTTTCTTGGTACCTTCTAGAAGTCTATTGGGTTATCAGAGCGAGTTTAGAAATGATACACGCGGTTCTGGTGTGCTGAGTCGTTTGTTCCATAGCTACCAGCCATGGAAAGGTGAAGTCGTATCGAGAAGAAACGGTGCGTTGATTTCAAATGCCCTTGGAGAAACTACTGCATATTCTTTATCTAGCCTCGAAGATAGAGGTTCTTTATTTGTTTCTGCAAGAACTAAAGTGTATCAAGGTATGATAGTTGGAGAACATAATAGAGAAAATGACCTCGAAGTGAATGTAATTCGCGGAAAACAGCTAACTAACATGCGTGCTTCTGGGTCAGATGAAAACATTAAGCTCACGCCACCAAAGCAGTTTACGCTAGAGGAGACAATTACATATATAAATGATGATGAGCTTGTAGAAGTCACACCTCTCAGTGTTAGACTGAGAAAGAGGTGGCTTGACCCGAATGAAAGAAAGAGATTTTCTAAAACTTCTTCCTGA
- a CDS encoding Txe/YoeB family addiction module toxin, which produces MSYKIIWTPEAQKDLAYWKQNNKLILKRIFSLVEIVKINPSFGIGKPERLKYKEKNIWSRRIDTKHRIVYLIAGDMTVFVIQCRFHCQAY; this is translated from the coding sequence TTGAGCTACAAGATTATATGGACTCCTGAAGCTCAAAAAGATTTAGCTTATTGGAAGCAAAATAACAAATTGATATTAAAAAGGATTTTTTCTCTAGTAGAGATCGTAAAAATAAATCCAAGTTTTGGTATAGGAAAGCCAGAGCGATTAAAATATAAGGAAAAAAATATATGGTCTCGCAGAATCGATACAAAACATAGAATTGTATATTTGATCGCAGGCGATATGACAGTATTTGTCATTCAATGCAGATTTCATTGCCAGGCTTATTAA
- a CDS encoding type II toxin-antitoxin system Phd/YefM family antitoxin: MEKVTYTYARQNLSSILDTIVNDAEVVYIKRQNGKEIVMIDAKEYESLLETAYIFSTNANTKAFLEGLDQAENKEGKEIELQDYMDS, encoded by the coding sequence ATGGAAAAAGTCACTTATACATATGCAAGACAGAACCTAAGTTCTATACTTGATACCATTGTGAATGATGCAGAAGTTGTATACATTAAGCGTCAGAATGGTAAAGAAATAGTTATGATCGATGCTAAAGAATATGAAAGTTTACTGGAGACTGCCTATATTTTTAGCACAAATGCGAATACGAAAGCTTTTTTAGAAGGACTAGATCAAGCTGAGAATAAGGAGGGGAAAGAAATTGAGCTACAAGATTATATGGACTCCTGA